The sequence GGTTCACGGAGACAACGTCAGCTTCGTCGAACACTCGGGGAATTATCCTGCCACCGATGCGCTCGTGACGAACAAACGAAATCTGCTTTTGGGAATCTCCGTGGCAGATTGCGTCCCGGTTTTGATTGTGGATAAGGCGTCGCGTACGATTGCCGCCGTACATGCAGGCTGGCGCGGAACGGCAAAAGGAATCGCCGCAAAAACTATCGAGTACATGATGAAGACAATTCATTCCGACCCGAAAAATATTTTCGCGTTTGTCGGACCTTCCGCGGGAGTATGCTGTTACGAAGTAGGAAAAGAAGTTGCCGGGAATTTCTCGCCGGAGTATTATATTAAGACCCATGAGGACGGAAAGTACATGCTGGATTTAAAGCGGATAAATTTTACACAGCTGAACGAAGCCGGAGTGCCGGCCGATAATGTCGAAGTCTCCGACGTGTGTACCATTTGCGATGAAAACTTTCATTCGTACCGGCGTGATGGTGCAGCGAGCGGACGAATGCTGGCCGTCATAGGATTAAAGTAGGAGGTAATGATGTGCGGAATAGTAGGCTATATCGGAGACAAGAATGCCAAGCGAATCCTGATCGAAGGACTGAAGCGTCTTGAATATCGTGGTTACGATTCTGCCGGCATCGCGCTGCTTGTGGATAATCATGTCGAGGTCTCCAAGACGCCCGGAAAAGTTTCGAAACTGGAGGATTTGATTTCGAGATCCAGAGATTCGAAAATCGGGATCGGTCATACCCGGTGGGCGACTCATGGCGAGCCGAATTCGATTAACGCTCACCCGCACACGGACTGCAACAATAAGATAGCTCTGATACATAACGGCATCATCGAAAACTTCGCTGCGCTGAAAACCAAACTGATCTCGCTGGGACACAAGTTTAAAAGCCAAACAGACACCGAAGTGCTCGTTCATCTCATCGAGGAATTTTACAAACGGCATAAGAATTTAGAAATCGCCGTAAGGCTCGCCCTCAGGGAGGTCGACGGCACATTCGGGATTGTCGTGATGTCCGCGGATGAACCCGGCGTTCTCGTTGCGGCGAGACGCGGGAGTCCGCTGGTCATCGGCCGCGGCGATTCGGAGAATTTGGTCGCATCGGATGCTTCCGCATTGATCAGCCACACGAGGCAGGTCGTCTATCTCCAGGATAACGACATTGCGGTCATGACGTGCGATAACGTGGTGTTGAAAAATCTCGACAACGAGCAGGTCCAGAGAGACACCGAAGAGATCACATTTGATATCGAGCAGATTGAGAAGGGCGGGTTTTCTCATTTCATGCTGAAGGAGATACATGAGCAGCCCGAGACGGTTTTGAATGCAATGCGCGGGCGGCTTATTCCCGAAGATGGAATTTCGAAGATGGGCGGAATCAGCGGAGTGATTGATTCGATCCTCGGTGCAAAGAGGTTTATCATCACCGCCTGCGGAACGTCATGGCACGCTGCACTTGTCGGGAAATACGTAATCGAGCAATGCGCCAGGATTCCGGTCGAAGTCGACTACGCATCGGAGTTTCGCTATCGCAGTCCCGTACTTCTTGACGGCGACATTGTCTGGGCAATCAGCCAGAGCGGTGAAACCATTGATACTCTTGCCGCCATCCGGGAATCGAAGCAGGCTGGAATTCCTTCCTACGGAATTGTGAATGTCGTAGGCAGCACGATTGCGCGCGAGTCAGACGGAGGAATTTATATTCACGCCGGCCCTGAAATTGGCGTAGCCTCGACGAAAGCATTCACCTCACAGCTCGTCGTCTTGAATCTTCTGAATCTTTTCGTCGCGCGGAGGAACGGGATGTTAAGCGAGTCGCGCGGAAGAGAAATAGTGAAGGAAATGCAGGCGCTACCCGCAAAAATCGAATCTATTCTTAAAATGGACAGCGAAATCGAAAGTATCGCCGAACAGCTAAAAGAATCCCGCAACTTTTTGTATCTTGGGCGCGGCGTGAATTTCCCTGTGGCGCTCGAAGGTGCGTTGAAGCTGAAAGAAATCTCTTATATCCACGCCGAAGGATACCCTGCTGCGGAAATGAAACACGGCCCGATTGCGCTCATCGATGAGAACATGCCGGTGGTGTTTATCGCTTTGAAAGATTCTACGTATGACAAAGTGCTCAGCAACATTCAGGAGGTCCGTGCGCGAAAGGGGAGAGTCCTTGCCATCGCGAACAAGGCAGACGACAGGTTGAAGAGTCTCGCCGACCACATTATCGAAATTCCGGAAACGCTCGAGATGCTGAGTCCTATACTTTCGGTTATCCCGCTCCAGCTTCTGGCGTACCACATTGCAGTCAAGCGCGGGTGCAACGTGGATCAGCCGAGAAATCTCGCGAAGAGCGTGACGGTGGAATAAGTTAGAAACAAGCCGCCACGAGGGGTGCAGCTACTAACATCCAGTGCCCGATACCGAGAGACTGCAGCATGTCAGTTTCTCCTTTTCCGGATTGTGCAGATGAATGTTAGAGCGCATCTTGTCAGAAGTCACGTTACTGACGCCTCCTAAAACATTTGCCACGTATCAATTTACTTTTCATGTACCACTTTGTCAAGATTTTGACGATCAGGTTTCATAAACCCGAAATAAAATTAAACTTATTGCGGCCCGGCTATGTTATTAAATCGTACCACGAATCATCTGCCACAAATTGCAAGGACGTAACTCTTTGAATCACAGATACGGGTTCCTTTTCTCCATCACTCGCCTGATCGAGATAATGGTGCCGTTCTTTGTTTTATTCATATCATTCACATTTGCCAAATCCATTCCGCAAAGCGCCTATTCCGGGATGAAGTGGCGGCTGGTCGGGCCCTTTAGAGGAGGAAGGACACTTGCCGCTGCTGGTGTGCCGGGAAATCCATATTTATTTTACTTCGGTTCGGTTGATGGTGGAATGTGGAAGACGGAGAACGCCGGGGTCACCTGGGAGTCGATCTCAGATGGGCTAACTAATTCCTCTGTGGGAGCGTTTGCCGTCGCGCCATCCGATCCGAAAGTAATTTATGTCGGAACAGGAGAAGCCGACATGCGCTCCGATATTACTTATGGAGATGGAGTTTATAAGTCAATCGATGGCGGTTCACACTGGCAGCACATCGGTCTTGAAGACACCAGGCAGATTGGGAAAATCCTTGTCGATCCCCATAATCCTGATTTAGTTCTTGTCGCAGCTCTAGGTCACGCCTACGGTCCGAATATCGAACGAGGAGTCTTTCGAACTTCTGACGGCGGGAAGAGTTGGCAAAAAGTTCTCTATCAAAATCCCAACGTCGGCGTGATAGATCTCGGATGGGATCCTGACTATCCGTCCGTTGTTTACGCTGCGATGTGGCAGGCGAGAAGAACGCCTTGGAGCCAGTATCCACCTGATGAAGGACCTGGGAGCGGAATCTATAAATCAACTGACGAAGGTCTCACATGGACCGAAATTACCGGTTCGGGTCTTCCGGCAAAACCTTACGGCAGGATAGGTGTCGCGGTAGCAAACGGCTCGCGCGGCAGGATAGTTTATGCACTTGTTCAGGATTTGAAGAAGGGATCGGGTCTTTATCGCTCAGACGACGGAGGACAAAATTGGTATCTCACCGGAACGGACAAGCGAATCACCAGAAGAATGTGGTACTTTGCTCACGTCTTTGTCGATCCTAAAAACTCCGATGCGGTTTATTGCCCGGGTATCGCGCTGATGCGGAGTACGGATGGCGGAAAAACTTTCAGCGCGATCAAAGGTGCGCCGGGTGGAGACGACTATCATTATCTGTGGGTCGATCCGACAGATGACAGTCGGATGATTGTTGCGAGCGATCAGGGTACAGTGATCAGCGTGGACGGTGGGAAAAGCTGGTCAAGCTGGTACAACCAGCCGACAGGACAATTTTATCACGTTGCCACCGACAATCGGTTTCCTTACCGGATATACGGCGCGCAGCAGGATGCTGGTACGGTTTCGATTGCCAGCAGGAGCGACTATGGATCAATAACATTCAGAGACTGGCATTCGATCGGCGCAGGTGAAAGCGGATATATCGCTCCCGATCCCATAAATCCCGACATCGTTTATGGTGGAGATGTCTACGGAGGCATGTTCAGATTCGACCGGGCAACGGGGCAGTCGCAGGTTGTCTCTCCGGCGCTTCTTCCTGAATTCAGTAGACCAATCGCCGAGAGAAAGCTACGCTTCACCTGGACATCGCCGATCGTGTTCGATCCACACGGCTCGAACACGATTTACTTTGGCTCGCAGAAAGTGTTGAAGACAAACGACGGCGGGCTTCACTGGGAATCGGTCAGTCCTGATCTCACGAGACTCGACGCCGTTGGAGAAAACTCAGACTCCGCTCACAGCGGCTGGGGAGTCGTCTACACGATTGCTCCGTCGCCCATTGAGGCAGGAATGATTTGGGCTGGCACCGACGACGGATACATTCAACTGACTCGTGACGGAGGAAAACACTGGAAGAATGTAACACCGGCAGATATATTGCCATGGAGCAGGATAAGTATGATCGAAGCATCTCCGTTCGACACAGGTGCCGCTTACGCCGCGGTGGATAGACACAGATTAGATGATATGAATCCATACATATATATGACGACAGATTATGGTGAGCACTGGACGCGGGCCGATAATGGAATCCCGTCCGGATCGTACGTTCACGTCATTCGATCTGACTTGAGAACAAGAGGATTACTGTATGCAGGAACAGAAACCGGAGTTTATGTTTCGTTCGATGACGGAACAAACTGGCAGCCTCTGCAGCTTAATCTTCCGGTCGTGTCCGTTCACGATCTTGCTGTCCACGGAAACGACCTTGTTGCGGCGACTCACGGACGCGCATTCTGGGTGCTGGATGATTTAACCCCGCTTCAGCAGATGACAAAGAATGTTCTTGACTCGGACGTTCATCTTTTCAAGCCCGAGCCCGCGGTGCGGATAAGACGAAGCGAGAATACGGATACTCCGCTTCCGCCTGAAGAGCCTCAAGGAACAAATCCGCCTGCCGGTGCGATCATAGATTATTATTTCAAATCAACACCTCGCGGGCCGATCTCGCTAGAAATAGTCGATGCGTCGGGGAACGTGGTTCGTAAATACTCAAGCTTGAGTGAAAAAATGCCTGGTCCAATTCCACAGGTTATAGCCGATTACTGGCTTCAGGAGCCGGAGCAGCTTGGCACAAATGCAGGTCACAACCGGTTTGTGTGGGACCTCCATTACACGCCTCCTCCCGTTCACAACTATGATTACGGAATGAGCGTGGCGAATCTTCAGTCTGTCAGGGAACCGCAGGGACCGCTTGTCCTGCCGGGGAAATACGAAGTCCGGTTGAGTTATGAAATGAAAACATATTCACAGCCGCTTGAAATCGCGATGGACCCTCGAGTGAAAATTTCAGGTGAAGCATTGAAAGAGCAACTAGAATTGTCGATCGAAGTCTGGAACACAATTTCAGATGCGAATTCGCTTCTGTCTACTCTTGACACGCTTGGGAAGGAGCTCGATGAAATTCGGAGTGAGACTGCAGCGGATTCGGGGTTGCTGTCGAGAGCCGCATCGCTTGTTGGGAAGATTTCTGCGCTGAAAGATTCTCTGGCAATCGACGACATGTCAGGTCTCGAAGTAGATTTAGCGAGGGCCGATCGAGAGCCGACGCAGGAGATGAAAGATGCTTGTCGAGCCATAGAGACAAATCTTTCAAGAACAGAAAACGAATGGAAGCGAATTGAAACCGGAGAGATGTCCGAATTGAACAAAGAATTAAGATCTGCAGGGATGACCGAGATTGAGATCTCGAATGAACCGGCCGTGGATTTGGCGGTTCCGTGGAATCGTTGATTTAGATTCGTTGTGAGGTTGTTTTACAACCAAATGTGTTGGTGAGAATGCGCGAAGGCATTCTGTTTAATAAAAACTAAAAAGGAGGAACAATCATGACGCATATCCACGCGCTGTGGCTGCCGATTTTGTTGTCGTCGGTCGCGGTATTTATTTTGAGTTCAATAATCCACACGGTCTTACCATGGCACAAGGGTGATTATAAAAAGGTGCCGAATGAGGATAAAGTAAGGGACGCGATTCGTCCGCTCGCAATGCCACCGGGAGAATACATGATTCCGAGAGCATCGAGCGGCAAGGAGGTCCGCTCGCCTGAGTTTACGCAGAAGATCAAAGACGGACCGATTCTTCTTGTCACCGTGAGGCCGAACGGTTTGATCCCTTCAATGACCCCGAGAATGATCTCATGGTTTATCTACAACATCGTCATCGGAATTTTCGTAGCATACATAGCGGGACGCGCACTTCCGCCCGGCGCGCCTTATCTTCACGTGTTCAGGTTTGCCGGCGCCACTGCTTTCTTCTGCTACGTCGTCGCACAGTGGGAGATGCCGATCTGGTGGTGGCGCTCCATGAGCCTGACAATCAAGGGAACTGTCGACGGGCTGATCTACGCTTTGGTAATTGCTGGATTCTTCGGCTGGCTTTGGCCGAGATAGGGTAATAAGGCTTTGTCGCCCACCCGGTCTCTACTCGATCATCGAGCTGTTCCATAATAAGTTAGCTGAGTAGAACTTCGCCTGGCAGGATGCACATAAGAATTGGCTTCAGACTGAAGATCCCCTAAACCTCGAAGACGTCTTCATAAGTCAAAAGAAGTCTTTCCGAAACTATGGGAGGTGATTTTGGGGTTGCTGGAAACGATTACGGGCCTCCGGAAAGGGGTTGCGGAGTCACCGGAAGTGCCTGCGAGGTTGCGGAAAACGGTTCCGAAGTCAGCGAAAGCAGTCGAGAACCTCCGGAAAATGGATACGGAGCTGGCGGAAGCGGTTATGGAGTCGCGGAAAATGGTTTCAGACCTGCCGGAAGCGCTCACGAAGTCCCGGAAAATGATTGTCGGGTCGCCGGAAGTCCTTGCAACATCGAGGAAAATGGTCGTGGGATCAACCGGAGCGCATGAGAAGTCGCGGAAAATGATCACAGGTTCGCCGGAAACACTTGTGGGGTCTTGGGAAATGGATGAGTCGAGTAAATCGTGTCTGGTTGGAAATGGGGAGTACGGGCGCTAAATTTGTTACCAGTTTTGGAGCAAAAAGAGCGATCAGCATTGTCAAGCATCAAGCGTCCGTCAGGTGAGCTCATTTACAACAGGAGGCAGAATTCTTGAGCGCATGTATAGGTAAGGTCGTACCATTCATTTTTCTCGTTCTACTAACACAAATCATCCTCTGATTGCGCTGTGATCGAGCGTGACTACATATTACGAATGTTCAAGCTGCTTGGCCAGGCTCTGTCGCGGATTTTATTCTTCAAGGAAATAAAAAGGTACGATGAAGCGCTCGCCGAAGTAGACAATGCAGTGAAATCAATTCTCGGTTTGAACATCGACATGATCGAACGGATGCCAATCGCCGGACTCAAGGATATTCTCGGATCCGACCCCGCACTTCTCCATTCGAAGCTCTGTGCCGCCGGCGCCCTGTTAAAAGAAAAGGGAGAGATCTCGGAGATTCAAGGGAAAGTAGACGAGAGCATGAGACTGTACATGAAATCGCTGTCCCTTTTCATGGAAGAGCTGCCGGTGTTTGAAGATCTTGAGGAAGAAAAAGGGATTCGGGCAATTGACTTTGTCATAGATAAGTTGAAAGAATATGAACTTTCACCTGAGATGAAGAAACGACTCGCAGCATACTTCGAAAAGATGGGAAGGTACGACAAGCTGGAGGATATCTTATTCGAGATTACCGAAGAGGACAGAAGCTTTCTCCAGAACGGCATATCGTTCTACGAGAGACTTCTTTTGAAATCCGACAGGGAGCTTGAGGAAGGTCACCTGCCGAGGAACGAAGTCCAGGATGGTATTACGGAGCTGCAGAAGAAACTGATCGCAAATACTTGAACATTCGTTTTGCATGGCGCTATCAAGATTTGCGTGGTTTTCAAGTCCATAATGGTTAGATTCAAAAAGATTCTGTTGAACGGGCATTGCGACGCGAACTAATGCCCGATGTCCGAAGTTCAAATTGAAAACATAAAGGAGGAGGTATGGAAGTACATGTGAATTATTTGGCCGTGATTCTCGCGGCAATCGCAAGTTATGTCATCGCCATCATCTGGTATGCCGTCATATTCGGAAAAGCATGGCAGAAGCTCACCGGAGTAACCGATATGAAGCCGGCGCCGATGAACATAGTCCTTTCTCTCATCGGTTCGCTCTTGATGAGCTATGTTCTCTACCACTCGATCGCATTCGGAGATTATTACGTTCGAATGTCCGGAATCGGCGGCGGGTTGATGGGAGGATTTTTCAGCTGGATCGGTTTCATTGCTCCCGTCACCTTGATGACCAAACTCTACGAGAAGAAACCGTGGGGGCTCTGGCTCCTCGATAACGGGTTCTGGCTGGTGTCACTGCTGGTTATGGGAATAATCCTTTCGATCTGGATGTAAAGCACCGGTTGTGGCTGTGGAGGAGGACGCCTTAATGATGACGACGTCTTCTTCCAAACTTTCATTTCAAATAATACGCGGCTGAAAGCCATCCGCACCAGTGTTTGTACGAAGCGGGCGCGGTCGTCCCCATGCCGGTATTTTTCAGCGGCAGTACACCTTCGCTGTACGAGTCGGAGTATCTGAGCACCTTTCCATCGAGGGATTTGCC comes from Candidatus Acidiferrales bacterium and encodes:
- the pgeF gene encoding peptidoglycan editing factor PgeF, whose protein sequence is MTRTFISSEILLKAGVVNAVSLRVKDRPNYFSMRRTSEKVEADNRREFLESIGFDSSSVVRGEQVHGDNVSFVEHSGNYPATDALVTNKRNLLLGISVADCVPVLIVDKASRTIAAVHAGWRGTAKGIAAKTIEYMMKTIHSDPKNIFAFVGPSAGVCCYEVGKEVAGNFSPEYYIKTHEDGKYMLDLKRINFTQLNEAGVPADNVEVSDVCTICDENFHSYRRDGAASGRMLAVIGLK
- the glmS gene encoding glutamine--fructose-6-phosphate transaminase (isomerizing), with translation MCGIVGYIGDKNAKRILIEGLKRLEYRGYDSAGIALLVDNHVEVSKTPGKVSKLEDLISRSRDSKIGIGHTRWATHGEPNSINAHPHTDCNNKIALIHNGIIENFAALKTKLISLGHKFKSQTDTEVLVHLIEEFYKRHKNLEIAVRLALREVDGTFGIVVMSADEPGVLVAARRGSPLVIGRGDSENLVASDASALISHTRQVVYLQDNDIAVMTCDNVVLKNLDNEQVQRDTEEITFDIEQIEKGGFSHFMLKEIHEQPETVLNAMRGRLIPEDGISKMGGISGVIDSILGAKRFIITACGTSWHAALVGKYVIEQCARIPVEVDYASEFRYRSPVLLDGDIVWAISQSGETIDTLAAIRESKQAGIPSYGIVNVVGSTIARESDGGIYIHAGPEIGVASTKAFTSQLVVLNLLNLFVARRNGMLSESRGREIVKEMQALPAKIESILKMDSEIESIAEQLKESRNFLYLGRGVNFPVALEGALKLKEISYIHAEGYPAAEMKHGPIALIDENMPVVFIALKDSTYDKVLSNIQEVRARKGRVLAIANKADDRLKSLADHIIEIPETLEMLSPILSVIPLQLLAYHIAVKRGCNVDQPRNLAKSVTVE
- a CDS encoding DUF6483 family protein, whose amino-acid sequence is MIERDYILRMFKLLGQALSRILFFKEIKRYDEALAEVDNAVKSILGLNIDMIERMPIAGLKDILGSDPALLHSKLCAAGALLKEKGEISEIQGKVDESMRLYMKSLSLFMEELPVFEDLEEEKGIRAIDFVIDKLKEYELSPEMKKRLAAYFEKMGRYDKLEDILFEITEEDRSFLQNGISFYERLLLKSDRELEEGHLPRNEVQDGITELQKKLIANT
- a CDS encoding DUF1761 domain-containing protein produces the protein MEVHVNYLAVILAAIASYVIAIIWYAVIFGKAWQKLTGVTDMKPAPMNIVLSLIGSLLMSYVLYHSIAFGDYYVRMSGIGGGLMGGFFSWIGFIAPVTLMTKLYEKKPWGLWLLDNGFWLVSLLVMGIILSIWM